The following coding sequences are from one Triticum dicoccoides isolate Atlit2015 ecotype Zavitan chromosome 4A, WEW_v2.0, whole genome shotgun sequence window:
- the LOC119284465 gene encoding LRR receptor-like serine/threonine-protein kinase ERECTA, with protein sequence MHHSIAIAKLALLLATAAVSCGFFVVAHAHARKSCWPRERDALLALKQGINDTDGVLASWQKLRHDCCRWTGVACSNQTGHVTELDIGQSSLFGQISPSLLDLHHLQYLDLSFTSLLGPNGSSVFPDFLSSLHNLRHLDLAHTPYSGRVPARLSSLSNLEYLDLRWTSLHGHAPEFLFSYKNLRHLDLSNTLFSGTLPRQLGNLSNLRHLDLSYMQNIHTADVSWLTHLHFLEYLDMSGINLGTANVFPVANTIPTLKDLILGNCSLPNAKQPLTHLNLTKLEQLVLHRNYLGHQIDTSWFWNITGITHLDLDETYLYGPFPDALGGMTSLQFLSFAYNGNSATMMVDMKNLCDLELLRLDGSLAFGNITEFLRKLPQCSSNKFLSVYSNHNNMTGMLPDMVGHLTNLQDLSLLM encoded by the coding sequence ATGCACCACTCAATCGCCATTGCCAAGCTCGCCTTGCTCCTCGCCACTGCAGCCGTGTCCTGCGGCTTCTTCGTCGTCGCCCATGCGCATGCGCGGAAGAGCTGCTGGCCGCGCGAGAGGGACGCGCTGCTGGCCTTGAAGCAGGGCATCAACGACACCGACGGCGTCCTTGCCTCATGGCAAAAACTGCGCCATGACTGCTGCCGCTGGACAGGCGTCGCCTGCAGCAACCAAACCGGCCATGTCACCGAGCTTGACATCGGTCAGAGCAGCTTGTTCGGCCAGATAAGTCCTTCCTTGCTTGATCTACATCATCTCCAGTACCTGGATCTCAGCTTCACGTCCCTACTTGGACCAAACGGCAGCAGTGTATTCCCGGATTTCTTGTCTTCTTTGCACAACTTGAGACATCTCGATCTCGCCCACACGCCATACTCTGGTAGAGTTCCTGCTCGGCTTTCCAGCCTTTCAAATTTGGAGTATCTTGATCTCAGATGGACATCCCTGCATGGTCATGCTCCAGAGTTCTTGTTTTCTTACAAAAACTTGAGACATCTCGATCTCTCCAACACGCTCTTTTCCGGTACACTGCCACGTCAGCTAGGAAATCTTTCAAACTTGCGACACCTTGACCTCAGTTATATGCAAAATATACACACAGCAGATGTCTCATGGTTAACTCATCTGCATTTCCTGGAATATCTTGACATGAGTGGCATAAATCTCGGCACCGCCAACGTGTTCCCTGTGGCCAACACAATCCCAACTCTCAAGGACCTCATTCTTGGTAACTGCTCACTTCCAAACGCCAAGCAGCCGCTCACACACCTAAACCTCACAAAACTTGAGCAGCTTGTCCTCCACAGAAACTATCTTGGCCATCAAATCGATACGAGTTGGTTTTGGAACATAACAGGCATCACACATTTAGACCTTGATGAAACCTATCTCTATGGTCCATTCCCTGACGCCCTAGGAGGTATGACATCCCTCCAATTCCTATCCTTTGCCTATAATGGCAATTCAGCCACAATGATGGTGGACATGAAAAATCTCTGTGATTTAGAGCTCCTACGGCTTGATGGAAGTCTCGCGTTTGGGAACATAACAGAGTTTTTAAGGAAACTGCCACAATGCTCGTCCAACAAATTCCTCTCTGTGTATTCGAACCACAACAATATGACAGGAATGCTGCCAGATATGGTTGGGCACTTGACCAACTTACAAGATCTTTCCcttttgatgtag